The following proteins come from a genomic window of Candidatus Paceibacterota bacterium:
- the mraZ gene encoding division/cell wall cluster transcriptional repressor MraZ yields MLIGEYLHSIDEKNRISLPSKFRGELGKKVVITRGLDNCLFLYPQKEWQKISGKLSELGMGQADSRGFSRFIFSGAIETAVDSIGRILIPDFLKDFAKLKTKVVFAGVASRVEIWDEGIWDNYKKRIEKQGDLLAEKLGEVGAF; encoded by the coding sequence ATGCTGATCGGAGAATACCTTCACAGTATCGACGAGAAGAATAGAATTTCGCTCCCTTCGAAATTTCGAGGGGAGTTGGGGAAAAAGGTGGTGATCACTCGCGGTCTTGATAATTGTCTTTTTCTTTATCCGCAAAAAGAGTGGCAGAAAATTTCCGGCAAGCTTTCCGAATTAGGCATGGGCCAGGCCGACTCCCGAGGTTTCAGTCGATTCATTTTTTCTGGTGCGATTGAAACTGCCGTTGATTCCATCGGCCGTATCCTGATTCCGGATTTTTTGAAGGATTTTGCCAAACTAAAAACCAAGGTTGTTTTTGCCGGTGTGGCCAGTCGAGTTGAAATCTGGGATGAAGGCATCTGGGACAACTACAAAAAGCGAATTGAGAAACAAGGTGATCTCTTGGCCGAGAAGTTGGGTGAAGTTGGAGCTTTCTAA